Genomic DNA from Gemmatimonadota bacterium:
TCGCGAAGAACAGCGCATTGTCGTACGAGATGACGCCCTTGGCGTACCAGTTCATCAACGACTGGTCAAAACTCTGCATGCCGTACTGCACCGTTCCCTCACGAATGAGATCCGGGATATTGAGCGACTTGGTGATGTCGCGGATGTTGTCTGCCACGGCCGCGGTATTGATGAGCACCTCGCACGCGGGAATACGTCCGGGGCGATCGGAACGCGGCACGAGGCGGAGCGACACCACCGCCTGCAGGGCATTCGCGAGCGAAAACCGCACGTCGGCCTGCTGGTGCGGCGGATAGAACGAGAGCACACGGTTGATCGTCTGCGTGGCGTCGGTCGTGTGCAGCGTACTGAACACGAGATGCCCCGTGTCGGCCGCCTTCAACGCGATCTCGAGTGTTTCGAGATCGCGGATTTCGCCAATGAGCACGATGTCTGGGTCCTGACGCAACACGCGGCGCAACGCCTGCGCAAACGACCCGGTGTCCGTCCCAACTTCACGCTGATTGATATGGCAGTTGATATCACGATGCAGGAACTCAATCGGATCCTCAATCGTGATCACATTCGCGTGCCGGTTCTCATTGATGTACTGAATCATCGACGCGAGTGCGGTGGACTTCCCCGAACCCGTGATGCCCGTCACCAGCACCAGCCCGCGCGGACGAATCGAGATTTGTTCGAGCACCGGCGGCAGATTCAGATCCTTGATCGACAGCGCTTGAAAGGCAATCGCGCGAAAGGCATACGCAATGGATCCGCGCTGCTGATACATGTTCACGCGGAATCGGCCGACCCCAGGCACGCCCACCGCGAAGTCCGCTTCTTTCTCCGTCTCAAACTCGCGGCGCTGCTTGGGCGGAATGATCTGCTCGCCAATCGAGCGCAGATCTTCCGGCTTGAGCGGCGGCATGTCGAGTTCGGTCAGCTCACCGTCCACACGGATGGTGGGCGCACGGCCAACCTTCAGATGCAGATCTGATCCACCCTTCTGCACCATCAGCTGGAGCACCGCCTTGTAGTTGAACGGCGGCACCGGTGCTGCTGCGGAGGGAGCGCCCGCCGGTGGCGGTGTGGTGGGCGAAGCGGGCGGGCGCGGCGGAGTGCCCGGCTCAGCCATTCGGATCGATCCGGAACAGGACCTGGCCGTATTCCACCGGGTGCGCATCAGTGCCATTGACCTCACGCACGACGCCGGCAAACTCCGACTCGATCTCATTCATGATCTTCATCGCTTCGATGATGCAGAGAATCTGCCCCTTGGCGATTTTCTGCCCCACCGACACGTACGCCTTGGCGCCGGGTTCTGGCGAGGCATAGAAGGTGCCGACCATCGGCGACTTCACGTCGAGCGACGCGGACTTTGGCGGCTCGGCGGCTGGGGCGGCCGCGACTTCCGTCGCGGTGCCGTGTGGCAGTGCCAAACGCGGGTCTGGGGCCATCAGCGCCGGCATCTGCATTGGGGCGGCCATCTGCACGGCCCCACGCTGCACGGCGGATTTGCTGATGCGGATCTTCATTCCCTTATCGGAAGAGATCTCAATCGAGTCCACCGAGGATTCGTCGAGCATGTCGACGAGCTTCTTGACGTAGCGAAGGTCGATCATCGTGGGTGTGGGAGCGAGGAAACAGCGGCGTGCGGGACACAGCGTCCAGCGTCCGCAATCATGGCAAGGTGAAACGTCGTGGTCCTGCACCAGCGGCACATCGGGACCGCGCGGTGCGCGGATCAGCCGATTTCGATCAGGTCCCGAGAAAACGAGGTCAGGACTTCGGCCCCCTCGGTCGTTACCAGCACATCGTCTTCGATCCGGACTCCGCCCCACCCAGCGCGGTACACGCCGGGCTCAATCGTGACCACCGCTCCAACCGGCAACGGCGTCTCAGCAAGCTTAGACAACCTAGGCGATTCGTGCACTTCGAGCCCGATTCCGTGCCCCAAAGAATGCCCAAACTCGGGACCCCAACCGCGGCGCTCAATGTAGCCCCGCGCGACGGCGTCCGCATCCCGTCCACGCATTCCAGCCCGAACAGCACCCGAAGCGCTCGCATTGGCCTCACGCACAATCGAGTAAATGTCGCGCATCTCCGCGTTCGCGCTTCCCACCGCGAAGGTACGCGTGATGTCGGAGCAGTAGCCACCCGATACCGCGCCAAAGTCGATCAGCAGAAACTCGCCGGGCCGCACCACACGCGCCGACGCTCGCGCATGCGGCAGCGCCGAACGCTCTCCGGACGCCACAATACACTCGAACGGAAAGGCCTCACTCCCCGCGGCCCGCAACTCAAACTCCAAGCGGCCACAGACATCCAACTCCGTCATCCCTGCTTTGATATGGAGCATGGTGCGCTCCAGCGCCCGTTCCGCAATCGCGATGGCGTCTCGAATGGAGGCGACCTCGCTCTCGTCTTTCTGCTCGCGCAAGACTTCCACCAGGTTCACACTCGGCCGCCAGTGCCACCGAGCGCCGGCGTCTTGGAATCGCGCCGAGTCCGCATGCGTCATATGCGCCGACTCAAAGGCGAGAGTTTCCACTGGCAGTTCTGGCAGTAGCGTCCACAAACGCGACCAGATGGAGGTCCCATCAATGATGATGTCTGCCGCATGCCCCGATTCCGCCGCCGATTGGATCGCATAGCGAAAATCGGTGATGAGCACGGTGCGCGCCGCGGTCACCAACAGCATGGCCGAGGACCCCGTGAAGCCGCACAGGTAGCGGACGTTGGGGATAGAGGTGACGAGGAGGCCGTCCAGCTGCGAGGCCGCCAAGGACGCGCGCAAGCGCGCCTGCCGTTCGAGGTGTCGCGGGGCGTGCATGGCCTTCCGCGCGGCTATGCGCGCGTCGCGCGACGCGTGGCCACCAGCCCACGCAGAGCGAGTTCGTAACTCGACGGGCCGAAGCCGCACACCGAACCGAGGGCGGCGGACGCAAGCATCGAGTGACGCCGCTCCGGTTCGCGGGCGTAAATATTGGAGAGATGTACTTCCACAAAGGGCAAGGCGACGCCGACCAGCGCGTCGCGGAGTGCGAGGCTCGTGTGCGTCCAT
This window encodes:
- a CDS encoding Xaa-Pro peptidase family protein, whose protein sequence is MHAPRHLERQARLRASLAASQLDGLLVTSIPNVRYLCGFTGSSAMLLVTAARTVLITDFRYAIQSAAESGHAADIIIDGTSIWSRLWTLLPELPVETLAFESAHMTHADSARFQDAGARWHWRPSVNLVEVLREQKDESEVASIRDAIAIAERALERTMLHIKAGMTELDVCGRLEFELRAAGSEAFPFECIVASGERSALPHARASARVVRPGEFLLIDFGAVSGGYCSDITRTFAVGSANAEMRDIYSIVREANASASGAVRAGMRGRDADAVARGYIERRGWGPEFGHSLGHGIGLEVHESPRLSKLAETPLPVGAVVTIEPGVYRAGWGGVRIEDDVLVTTEGAEVLTSFSRDLIEIG
- the accB gene encoding acetyl-CoA carboxylase biotin carboxyl carrier protein gives rise to the protein MDLRYVKKLVDMLDESSVDSIEISSDKGMKIRISKSAVQRGAVQMAAPMQMPALMAPDPRLALPHGTATEVAAAPAAEPPKSASLDVKSPMVGTFYASPEPGAKAYVSVGQKIAKGQILCIIEAMKIMNEIESEFAGVVREVNGTDAHPVEYGQVLFRIDPNG
- a CDS encoding type IV pilus twitching motility protein PilT, with the protein product MAEPGTPPRPPASPTTPPPAGAPSAAAPVPPFNYKAVLQLMVQKGGSDLHLKVGRAPTIRVDGELTELDMPPLKPEDLRSIGEQIIPPKQRREFETEKEADFAVGVPGVGRFRVNMYQQRGSIAYAFRAIAFQALSIKDLNLPPVLEQISIRPRGLVLVTGITGSGKSTALASMIQYINENRHANVITIEDPIEFLHRDINCHINQREVGTDTGSFAQALRRVLRQDPDIVLIGEIRDLETLEIALKAADTGHLVFSTLHTTDATQTINRVLSFYPPHQQADVRFSLANALQAVVSLRLVPRSDRPGRIPACEVLINTAAVADNIRDITKSLNIPDLIREGTVQYGMQSFDQSLMNWYAKGVISYDNALFFATNPSEFALKVQGIAGSSDTTWDSFSQDVAG